A window of Cucurbita pepo subsp. pepo cultivar mu-cu-16 chromosome LG06, ASM280686v2, whole genome shotgun sequence contains these coding sequences:
- the LOC111797110 gene encoding zinc transporter 11, which yields MARRLLLLSIFLLLLSSAVAHSGHHDDDDAGEVEATPNLRSKPLILVKIGCLILIFFGTFIPGISPCFFKWNDGFLVLGTQFAGGVFFGTAMMHFLSDANETFGDLTDKAYPFAFMLACVGFLMTMAADCVISYLYRKQDGDSSIDVEIRGAAISPSKLQVHNGSNGHNPHPHAAITTMGSFGDSILLIVALCFHSVFEGIAIGVAETEADAWRALWTISLHKVFAAIAMGIALLRMIPNRPLLSSAAYSFAFAISSPIGIAIGLIIDATTEGAVADWIFAISMGLACGVFIYVSINHLLSKGHTTKDSVVVDNPNHKFVAVLLGIGIIAVVMIWDT from the exons ATGGCCCGCcgtctcctcctcctctccattttcctcctcctcctctcctcCGCCGTCGCCCACAGCGGCCACCACGACGATGACGATGCCGGAGAGGTCGAGGCCACTCCAAATCTCCGCTCCAAGCCGCTCATTCTTGTTAAGATCGGCTGTCTTATTCTCATCTTTTTCGGCACTTTCATCCCTGGAATCTCTCCCTGTTTCTTCAAATGGAACGATGGATTCCTTGTCCTTGGTACTCAGTTTGCTGGCGGCGTCTTCTTTGGCACTGCTATGATGCATTTCCTCTCCGATGCTAATGAGACGTTTGGCGATTTGACTGATAAGGCGTATCCGTTCGCGTTTATGCTTGCTTGTGTAGGGTTTTTGATGACTATGGCGGCGGATTGTGTGATATCGTATCTCTATCGGAAACAGGACGGTGATTCTTCGATTGATGTTGAGATTCGAG GAGCTGCAATTTCACCCTCAAAGCTTCAG GTCCATAATGGCAGCAATGGCCATAACCCACATCCACACGCAGCTATCACAACAATGGGTTCATTTGGGGACAGCATTTTACTAATCGTTGCGTTGTGCTTTCACTCCGTGTTTGAAGGCATTGCCATCGGCGTTGCAGAGACCGAAGCCGATGCTTGGAGAGCCCTATGGACGATCTCCCTCCACAAGGTTTTTGCAGCCATTGCCATGGGCATTGCTCTCCTCCGAATGATCCCAAACCGCCCCTTGTTGTCGAGCGCTGCCTATTCCTTTGCTTTTGCCATCTCGAGCCCCATTGGCATCGCTATCGGACTCATAATCGACGCCACGACAGAAGGCGCGGTTGCAGATTGGATCTTTGCGATCTCGATGGGGCTGGCTTGTGGAGTGTTCATTTATGTGTCCATAAACCATCTGCTTTCAAAGGGACACACAACCAAGGATTCAGTTGTGGTGGACAATCCCAATCACAAGTTTGTTGCTGTGCTTTTAGGAATTGGGATTATTGCTGTTGTAATGATTTGGGACACCTGA
- the LOC111797111 gene encoding uncharacterized protein LOC111797111, with protein MAGLAIVMDLLRKNPAVNAPQSFHSYGAFSAAAAAAGTPFAFRAFLGNRIPIAHCDAGVDVTGDYLSNLQSASRKIFQHESLQYTTKEYNIELKPLFSAFQWRMLGMTTLRSFLMFYLPLLEPRAKLEDEDDEDFFNDAQEEQQVDLVSPFKKSIKQIVRETTVVTTRRILERISVHYFSQRIAWKLLKDVPKSAIRKAGRGLPTSVYFFRVSRTTFRGHALGVAASWLVQVGIEIYRYISAKVKPKEDDISDETDKIILLRKKIAGATLRCSTSLVFASIGAGIGATLFRPSTGQWIGCAVGDLAGPVIVTICVEKTLNLDL; from the exons ATGGCGGGTCTTGCTATTGTTATGGATCTATTACGGAAAAATCCGGCCGTCAACGCACCGCAAAGCTTCCACTCTTATGGGGCGTtctccgccgccgctgccgcTGCCGGAACCCCTTTTGCCTTCAGAGCTTTCTTAGG TAACCGGATTCCAATTGCTCATTGTGATGCCGGTGTGGACGTGACCGGGGACTATCTCTCAAATCTACAGAGTGCATCAAGGAAAATCTTTCAGCATGAGTCTCTTCAATACACTACAAAGGAGTACAACATTGAGTTAAAGCCATTATTCTCTGCTTTTCAATGGAGGATGCTCGGTATGACAACGTTGAGGTCGTTTCTGATGTTTTATTTGCCTCTTTTGGAGCCCCGTGCAAAGTTGGAAGACGAGGACGATGAGGACTTCTTCAACGACGCTCAAGAAGAGCAGCAAGTTGATCTAGTTTCTCCGTTTAAAAAGTCCATCAAGCAAATCGTTCGTGAG ACGACCGTCGTGACAACGAGACGCATCTTGGAAAGAATTTCGGTCCACTATTTTTCGCAGCGTATTGCATGGAAGCTTCTTAAAG ATGTTCCGAAATCCGCCATTCGCAAGGCAGGACGAGGACTGCCTACTTCGGTCTACTTCTTTAGAGTTAGCAGGACGACATTCCGAG GACACGCTCTAGGAGTTGCAGCTTCATGGCTTGTCCAAGTCGGTATCGAAATCTACCGATACATATCTGCAAAAgtgaagcccaaagaagacgaTATAAGCGATGAAACTGATAAAATCATACTTTTAAGGAAGAAGATTGCAGGCGCTACTCTCCGATGTAGCACATCGCTAGTTTTCGCTTCCATTGGAGCAGGCATAGGCGCCACCCTCTTCCGCCCATCGACAGGCCAGTGGATCG GATGTGCTGTGGGGGACTTGGCAGGGCCTGTTATTGTGACAATTTGCGTGGAGAAAACGTTGAACTTGGATCTTTAG
- the LOC111796456 gene encoding mitochondrial import inner membrane translocase subunit TIM50, whose translation MSPLIFRSRFVSLLKNRHGRLMSSDLASTPSKDAINASQKLISDQIPPDVQGPTGSSSSSSSTTSKPWNFLKYSLIGALTGATAVAGYASYAYSYDEIEEKAKALRRSASHTAADDASGVEKVQGMLYSTIMSAPAKLIDVYLDLRKAIEEQVKGYTEPNAEMLLPELHPMERHVFTLVLDLNETLVYSDWTRERGWQTFKRPGVDSFLEHLAQFYEIVIYSDQSNMYVDPVIDRLDPKHCIRYRLSRAATKYENGKHYRDLSKLNRDPRKIIYLSGHALDSSLQPENSVPIKPWKCEADDTALLDFIPFLEFVARNSPADIRQVLESYKGCDIPTEFIRRSKEHQRRIQEQKQQGRIWKR comes from the exons ATGTCCCCTTTGATTTTCCGATCCCGATTCGTTTCCCTGCTGAAGAATCGCCATGGTCGTCTTATGAGCTCCGACCTCGCTTCGACCCCTTCCAAAGATGCGATCAATGCGTCTCAGAAGCTTATCTCCGATCAGATTCCACCTGATGTTCAAGGCCCTactggttcttcttcttcttcttcttctaccaCTAGTAAGCCTTGGAATTTCCTTAAGTATAGTTTGATTGGTGCTCTCACAGGAGCAACTGCGGTTGCTGGTTACGCCAGCTACG CTTATAGTtatgatgaaattgaagagaaGGCAAAAGCTCTTCGTCGTTCTGCTAGTCATACAGCTGCGGACGATGCTTCCGGTGTCGAG AAAGTTCAGGGCATGCTATACTCCACGATAATGTCAG CTCCTGCTAAACTCATTGACGTTTACCTGGATTTGAGGAAGGCAATTGAAGAGCAAGTTAAA GGTTATACTGAACCCAATGCGGAAATGCTTCTTCCAGAATTGCATCCCATGGAACGGCACGTGTTTACGCTTGTTCTAGATCTAAACGAGACTCTAGTATACTCTGATTGGACG CGAGAAAGAGGCTGGCAGACGTTTAAAAGACCTGGAGTTGATTCGTTCTTGGAACATCTTGCCCagttttatgaaattgttatATACTCTGATCAATCAAATATG TATGTTGATCCTGTCATTGATAGGTTGGATCCCAAGCATTGCATACGATATAGGTTGTCAAGAGCAGCTACAAAGTATGAGAATGGAAAGCATTACAGA GACCTGTCAAAGCTTAACAGGGATCCCAGgaagattatttatttgagtGGCCATGCACTTGATAGTAGTCTACAACCAGAAAACTCTGTTCCAATAAAGCCATGGAAGTGTGAGGCAGATGATACAGCTCTTCTTGATTTTATACCATTTCTTGAAT TTGTTGCACGAAATAGTCCAGCTGACATCAGACAAGTACTAGAATCATATAAAGGATGCGACATTCCAACGGAATTTATAAGACGTTCTAAAGAGCATCAAAg GCGGATTCAAGAACAGAAGCAGCAGGGGCGAATATGGAAACGTTGA